In Tepidimicrobium xylanilyticum, one DNA window encodes the following:
- a CDS encoding RAMP superfamily CRISPR-associated protein, giving the protein MAKIWYKLIFKQISPIHIGIFNYGVLSETRIFIPGWTIWGALVNKYGQHKGKEEYFEEGKKIFESITCFYPKLGKKNKVLFPEYKNGEFYLGDYSENKFRAKFTDVYVSTSIQPLSLTAKDESLHEIEVILPKSKFVNENKENLYWIGLLGIDEDKKEEIETFLEKNSNIIVGGDNRYGLGNMKLDELVQLNEATNDELSNCWGITKEGKPIFEKDKFLKNYFSITDGFYDEIREGERIFHVGTIEHVIIDYDFSSARLKAEKSKICVIPGSKIKVDRDCNYKLIRGIFQMRS; this is encoded by the coding sequence ATGGCTAAAATATGGTACAAGCTTATTTTTAAACAAATTAGCCCTATTCATATAGGCATTTTCAATTATGGTGTATTATCTGAAACTAGAATTTTTATACCTGGATGGACAATATGGGGAGCTTTAGTCAATAAATACGGTCAGCACAAAGGAAAAGAAGAGTATTTTGAAGAAGGAAAGAAAATTTTTGAATCAATTACATGCTTCTATCCTAAATTGGGAAAAAAAAATAAGGTACTATTTCCTGAATATAAAAATGGAGAATTTTACTTAGGAGACTATTCAGAAAATAAATTTCGGGCTAAATTTACCGATGTGTATGTATCAACATCTATACAACCATTATCTTTAACCGCAAAAGATGAATCATTACATGAAATAGAAGTTATTTTACCTAAATCCAAATTTGTAAATGAAAATAAAGAAAATCTTTATTGGATTGGATTATTAGGAATTGACGAGGACAAAAAAGAAGAAATAGAAACTTTTTTAGAGAAAAATTCGAATATAATCGTTGGAGGAGATAATAGATATGGTCTAGGAAATATGAAATTAGATGAATTAGTCCAATTAAATGAGGCAACTAATGATGAGTTAAGTAATTGTTGGGGCATAACAAAGGAAGGAAAACCAATATTTGAAAAAGATAAGTTTCTTAAAAACTACTTTTCAATAACAGATGGATTCTATGATGAAATAAGAGAAGGAGAAAGGATTTTTCATGTTGGAACAATCGAACATGTAATAATTGACTATGATTTTTCTTCAGCACGATTAAAAGCAGAGAAGAGTAAGATTTGTGTAATCCCTGGTAGTAAAATAAAAGTAGATAGAGATTGTAATTATAAATTAATAAGAGGAATATTCCAGATGAGAAGTTAA